In Stigmatella aurantiaca, one genomic interval encodes:
- a CDS encoding aldo/keto reductase translates to MALNSYLTLGHSGLRVSPFCLGTMTFGEDLGWGSSVATSNGLMDRFIERGGNFLDTANQYTRGHSEKIIGDHLGKAPGKRHRVVIATKFFSNLFPEDPNGGGTGRKSLMAACDESLRRLQTDYIDLYWMHLYDANTPIEETMRALDDLVRVGKVRYIGFSDTPAWKVAQAQLLAQFKGWSPLIALQIEYSLLERTVEGELTPMARELGLGITPWSPLKGGVLSGKYTRQNAGKVKSDRGMWVEGNLSEKAYAIVEVLQRVAQELNSTVARVALAWVQGRPGVASTLIGARTLEQLDDNLGALDLTLTPRQVAALDEVSQPVLNFPAGLLPNAPMIMHPGLTVNGITAPPFSMAPPSDRERW, encoded by the coding sequence TTGGCTCTCAACAGCTACCTCACCCTCGGCCACTCTGGCCTGCGCGTCAGCCCCTTCTGTCTCGGTACCATGACGTTCGGCGAAGATCTTGGCTGGGGCAGCAGCGTTGCTACCTCCAATGGCCTCATGGACCGTTTCATCGAGCGCGGGGGCAACTTCCTCGATACCGCGAACCAGTACACGCGCGGCCACTCGGAGAAGATCATCGGCGATCACCTCGGCAAGGCTCCGGGCAAGCGCCACCGCGTCGTCATCGCCACCAAGTTCTTCAGCAACCTCTTCCCGGAAGACCCCAACGGCGGTGGCACGGGGCGCAAGTCCCTGATGGCGGCGTGCGATGAGTCCCTGCGCCGGCTGCAGACGGACTACATCGACCTGTACTGGATGCACCTCTATGACGCGAATACGCCCATCGAGGAGACGATGCGGGCGCTGGACGACCTGGTGCGGGTGGGCAAGGTCCGCTACATCGGTTTCTCGGATACGCCGGCGTGGAAGGTGGCGCAGGCGCAGCTCCTGGCGCAGTTCAAGGGCTGGTCGCCCCTGATCGCCTTGCAGATCGAGTACTCGCTGCTGGAGCGTACCGTGGAGGGAGAGCTGACCCCGATGGCACGGGAGCTGGGGTTGGGCATCACCCCGTGGTCGCCGCTCAAGGGCGGAGTGCTCAGCGGCAAGTACACGCGCCAGAACGCGGGCAAGGTGAAGTCCGATCGCGGCATGTGGGTGGAGGGCAACCTCAGCGAGAAGGCCTACGCCATCGTCGAGGTGCTGCAGAGGGTGGCCCAGGAGCTGAACTCCACCGTGGCGCGCGTGGCGCTGGCGTGGGTGCAGGGCCGGCCCGGTGTCGCCTCGACCCTCATCGGTGCGCGCACGCTGGAGCAGCTCGACGACAACCTGGGCGCGCTGGACCTGACGCTGACGCCGCGGCAGGTGGCGGCCCTGGACGAGGTCTCCCAACCGGTGCTCAACTTCCCGGCCGGCCTCCTCCCGAACGCGCCCATGATCATGCACCCGGGCCTCACGGTGAATGGCATCACCGCGCCGCCCTTCTCCATGGCGCCCCCCTCCGACAGGGAGCGCTGGTAA
- a CDS encoding RCC1 repeat-containing protein: protein MQSSQGWVRKMLSVWLGLWLAVGCGQATVETEEQALRLSPLWGSQARSRFTAGTAHSLAVRPDGTVWAWGSNSYGQLGTGTTSHHPVPVAVPGLSGVVAVASSHYHSLALRSDGTVWAWGYNAYGQVGDGTTSRRPVPVAVPGLSGVVAVVAGHSHSLAVRSDGTVWAWGDNANGQLGDGTRSQRLVPVAVQGLSGVVAVAAGSSHSLAMRSDGSVWAWGYNAYGQLGDGTMSQRLVPVAVPSLSGVVAVAAGTAHSLALRSDGTVWAWGYNAYGQLGDGTTRWRTVPVAVPGLSGVVAVAANSNHSLAVRSDDTVWAWGDNYRGQLGDGTRSQRLVPVAVQGLSGVVAVAAGSSHSLAVRSDGTLWGWGHNGSGQLGDGTTSRRAVPGGVPGLSGVVAVAAGDSHSVAVRSDGTVWSWGDNYYGQVGDGTMNPRTVPVAVPGLSGVVAVAAGHYHSLAVRSDGTVWAWGTNGGGQLGDGTTNDRPVPVAVQGLSGVVAVAAGSKHSLALRSDGTVWAWGINGNGQLGDGTRNQRLVPVAVQGLSGVVAVAVGQSHSLAVRSDGTVWAWGYNYDGQVGDGTTLQRTVPVAVPGLSGVVTVAAGYSHSLAVRSDGTVWAWGDNYSGQVGDGTRSRSLVPVAVQGLSGVVTVAAGSKHSLAVRSDDTVWAWGDNEYGQLGDETTSQRSVPVVVPGLSGVEAVAAGSKHSLMVRSDGTLWGWGSNGYGQIGDGGPTDCAYTPVLSSFY, encoded by the coding sequence ATGCAGAGCAGTCAAGGATGGGTGAGGAAGATGTTGAGCGTATGGCTTGGGCTTTGGCTGGCCGTTGGCTGCGGGCAGGCCACGGTGGAGACGGAAGAGCAGGCCTTGCGTCTTTCGCCTCTCTGGGGCTCTCAGGCGAGGTCCCGTTTCACCGCAGGGACTGCTCACTCCTTGGCGGTGCGTCCAGACGGCACCGTGTGGGCCTGGGGGTCCAACTCCTACGGCCAGTTGGGAACTGGCACCACGAGCCACCACCCAGTGCCTGTGGCGGTGCCAGGCCTGAGCGGGGTGGTGGCCGTGGCGTCGAGCCACTACCACTCGCTGGCGTTGCGCTCGGACGGCACCGTGTGGGCCTGGGGGTACAACGCCTACGGCCAGGTGGGGGATGGCACCACGAGCCGGCGCCCAGTGCCTGTGGCGGTGCCAGGCCTGAGCGGGGTGGTGGCCGTGGTAGCGGGCCACTCCCACTCGCTGGCGGTGCGCTCGGACGGCACCGTGTGGGCCTGGGGGGACAACGCCAACGGCCAGTTGGGGGATGGCACCAGGAGCCAACGCTTGGTGCCTGTGGCGGTACAAGGCCTGAGCGGGGTGGTGGCCGTGGCGGCGGGCTCCTCCCACTCGCTGGCGATGCGCTCGGACGGCTCCGTGTGGGCCTGGGGGTACAACGCCTACGGCCAGCTGGGGGATGGCACCATGAGCCAACGCCTGGTGCCTGTGGCGGTGCCAAGCCTGAGCGGGGTGGTGGCCGTGGCGGCGGGCACCGCCCACTCGCTGGCGTTGCGCTCGGATGGCACCGTGTGGGCCTGGGGGTACAACGCCTACGGCCAGTTGGGGGATGGCACCACGAGATGGCGCACGGTGCCCGTGGCGGTGCCAGGCCTGAGTGGGGTGGTGGCCGTGGCGGCGAACTCCAACCACTCGCTGGCGGTGCGCTCGGACGACACCGTGTGGGCCTGGGGGGACAACTACAGAGGGCAGTTGGGGGATGGCACCAGGAGCCAACGCTTGGTGCCTGTGGCGGTGCAAGGCCTGAGCGGGGTGGTGGCCGTGGCGGCGGGCTCCTCCCACTCGCTGGCGGTGCGCTCGGACGGCACCCTGTGGGGGTGGGGGCACAACGGAAGCGGCCAGTTGGGGGATGGCACCACGAGCCGGCGCGCGGTGCCTGGAGGGGTGCCAGGCCTGAGCGGGGTGGTGGCCGTGGCGGCGGGCGACTCCCACTCGGTGGCAGTGCGCTCGGACGGCACCGTATGGTCCTGGGGGGACAACTACTACGGCCAAGTGGGGGATGGCACCATGAACCCACGCACGGTGCCCGTGGCGGTGCCAGGCCTGAGCGGGGTGGTGGCCGTGGCGGCGGGCCACTACCACTCGCTGGCAGTGCGCTCGGACGGCACGGTGTGGGCCTGGGGGACCAACGGAGGCGGCCAGCTGGGGGATGGCACCACGAATGACCGCCCAGTGCCTGTGGCGGTGCAAGGCCTGAGCGGGGTGGTGGCCGTGGCGGCGGGTTCCAAGCACTCGCTGGCGTTGCGCTCGGACGGCACCGTGTGGGCCTGGGGGATCAACGGAAACGGCCAGTTGGGGGATGGCACCAGGAACCAACGCTTGGTGCCTGTGGCGGTGCAAGGCCTGAGCGGGGTGGTGGCCGTGGCAGTGGGCCAATCCCACTCGCTGGCGGTGCGCTCAGACGGCACCGTGTGGGCCTGGGGGTACAACTACGACGGCCAGGTGGGGGATGGCACCACGCTCCAACGCACGGTGCCCGTGGCGGTGCCAGGCCTGAGCGGGGTGGTGACCGTAGCGGCGGGCTACTCCCACTCGCTGGCGGTGCGCTCGGACGGCACCGTGTGGGCCTGGGGGGACAACTACTCCGGCCAGGTGGGGGATGGCACCCGGAGCCGAAGCTTGGTGCCCGTGGCGGTGCAAGGCCTGAGCGGGGTGGTGACCGTGGCAGCGGGTTCCAAGCACTCGCTGGCGGTGCGCTCGGACGACACCGTGTGGGCCTGGGGGGACAACGAATACGGGCAGTTGGGAGATGAAACCACGAGCCAACGCTCAGTGCCTGTGGTGGTGCCAGGCCTGAGCGGGGTGGAGGCCGTGGCGGCGGGCTCCAAGCACTCGCTGATGGTGCGCTCGGACGGCACCCTGTGGGGGTGGGGGTCCAACGGATACGGCCAGATTGGCGATGGCGGACCTACCGACTGCGCATACACGCCCGTTCTCTCCTCTTTCTATTGA
- a CDS encoding serine/threonine protein kinase: MATDSFGIPSGAILFELDGVQYEFRESLGEVQRGISHFVGRQLIGGIPKKRVLIKAVGRSSGAPMTRLLRARAKLEEQVRLAKYLDHPGIHRVHGLKKAEGTWYVVTEYPRGNSLSNLINLVADCRHWYTPQFTMYIGARLAEVLAYAHAAKDEQGRPLNVVHRAIDADHVFLDWKGVVRVSDFGLSLSSLPGRTPSTVLRLHGDGFYSSPEMLLGKRVDSRADLFSTGMLMLELATGKNLLDAPDEVTAKVKASLSQSQLRRVKRAIERAQLSGCSPMVGDAIWRAATYTEADVERVTAHLPEGLRMTLRKLLHPELGKRYQTAGELVADLRHWLGELAFGPAKVIEELTNTMDEAAESLAETGLETPLTSKRLGESTTA; this comes from the coding sequence ATGGCGACAGACAGTTTCGGGATTCCGAGCGGGGCGATTCTCTTCGAGCTGGATGGCGTTCAGTACGAGTTCCGCGAAAGCCTGGGAGAGGTCCAGCGCGGGATCAGTCACTTCGTCGGACGGCAGCTCATCGGTGGGATTCCCAAGAAAAGGGTGCTGATCAAGGCGGTGGGCCGTTCGAGTGGCGCTCCGATGACGAGGCTCCTGCGCGCCAGGGCGAAGCTGGAAGAGCAGGTGCGCTTGGCCAAGTATCTTGATCACCCTGGGATTCATCGGGTCCACGGGCTGAAGAAGGCTGAAGGGACTTGGTATGTGGTCACCGAGTATCCGCGCGGAAACAGCTTGAGCAACCTGATCAACCTCGTGGCGGATTGCCGCCATTGGTACACGCCTCAATTCACCATGTATATCGGTGCCCGGTTGGCGGAAGTGCTGGCGTACGCGCACGCGGCAAAGGATGAGCAGGGGCGCCCCTTGAACGTCGTTCACCGCGCTATCGATGCGGATCACGTGTTCCTGGACTGGAAGGGTGTTGTTCGAGTCTCTGACTTTGGGCTTTCCCTTTCCAGTCTTCCGGGCCGCACCCCTTCCACCGTTCTGCGCCTGCATGGGGATGGTTTCTACTCCTCGCCGGAAATGCTCTTGGGCAAGCGCGTTGACTCACGAGCGGATCTCTTCTCAACCGGTATGCTCATGCTCGAACTGGCGACCGGGAAGAACCTGCTCGATGCGCCGGACGAGGTGACGGCCAAGGTCAAGGCGTCCCTCTCGCAGTCGCAGCTCCGCCGGGTCAAGCGCGCCATCGAACGGGCGCAGCTTTCCGGATGCAGCCCCATGGTAGGGGATGCGATTTGGCGCGCGGCAACTTACACGGAAGCGGACGTCGAGCGGGTGACGGCCCATCTTCCAGAGGGCCTGCGGATGACGCTGCGCAAGCTCCTCCATCCCGAGTTGGGGAAGCGCTATCAGACGGCGGGGGAGCTGGTGGCCGATCTGCGCCACTGGCTCGGAGAGTTGGCCTTTGGTCCTGCCAAGGTGATCGAAGAGCTGACGAACACCATGGATGAGGCTGCGGAGAGCTTGGCTGAAACGGGATTGGAGACTCCCCTGACCTCCAAGCGTTTGGGGGAGAGCACCACGGCCTAG
- a CDS encoding serine/threonine protein kinase, translating into MTANLLRLPSGAIVDGWHVSRELGNGGFAVVYLVEKSGKSYALKVARHREASGDDKRTHARMVREATTLLMLNHPNIIRHWGNGYAEAGNMYVALEYVDGWTLAEWKERKHPTVHEILGVFVKLASALSYMHARGVLHRDLKLVNVLIRKSDGEPVIIDFGCATYSLAEDLTEEGLPPGTERFRAPEQFKFLREHKNEHRARYAFKVADEIFALGAMLYELLTDPRPTEHYRRVSLNNIHMPPPSAVDVNPRIPEALSALVEKILSRNPSERPVDTEALRRELKEHLESSGAEYRVPAHAPSEQLPSELSMAAGGPGVPPKGPAPRKVITKALAAGAALVVVLAAAVTFWRVSGDLPAPLPDHSAPLMTSPPDMSPPSPSLMVIPPATDAGQKEGSTVMMTTPEVPSQGRPQRAQKRLSPAECAAMSLVAALAAGCPGAQIRPESFTCPSGAARAMVRDLHWKIGDQFALTLDDRHDREEMIWFTPGSDVVGVVPKLKGLRRRHYEVAPPGTRFYGKAYYLKKGFDGEPSLLVRYDRVKLPGQDERPVCFVVESRSYGFKDGRVQASNFDGGTVVERWP; encoded by the coding sequence TCGGCAATGGCGGCTTTGCCGTCGTCTATCTGGTGGAGAAGAGCGGCAAGTCTTACGCGCTCAAGGTGGCGCGCCATCGCGAAGCCAGCGGAGACGACAAGCGGACACATGCCCGCATGGTGCGTGAGGCCACAACACTCCTCATGCTGAACCACCCCAACATCATCCGGCACTGGGGCAATGGTTATGCGGAAGCGGGCAACATGTATGTCGCGTTGGAATACGTGGACGGCTGGACGCTGGCGGAGTGGAAGGAACGCAAGCACCCCACGGTCCATGAAATCCTAGGGGTCTTCGTCAAGCTCGCTTCCGCGCTGTCGTACATGCACGCGCGGGGCGTGCTTCACCGGGATTTGAAGCTGGTCAACGTCCTGATCCGGAAGAGCGACGGAGAGCCCGTTATCATCGACTTTGGCTGCGCGACCTACTCACTGGCTGAAGACCTCACGGAAGAAGGGTTGCCCCCGGGAACAGAGCGCTTCCGGGCACCGGAGCAGTTCAAGTTCCTACGTGAGCACAAGAACGAGCACCGGGCGCGGTATGCCTTCAAGGTCGCTGACGAGATCTTCGCGTTAGGGGCCATGCTCTACGAACTGCTGACGGACCCGCGGCCGACGGAACACTACCGGCGCGTGTCCTTGAACAACATCCACATGCCGCCCCCTTCGGCAGTGGATGTGAATCCCAGGATTCCCGAGGCGCTCAGCGCCTTGGTCGAGAAGATTCTTTCCCGGAACCCATCCGAGCGCCCCGTTGACACGGAGGCCCTCCGTCGCGAGCTGAAAGAGCATCTCGAAAGTTCGGGGGCCGAGTACAGGGTGCCCGCCCATGCCCCATCGGAACAGTTGCCTTCCGAGCTTTCCATGGCTGCGGGGGGCCCTGGGGTGCCTCCCAAGGGCCCTGCACCGCGAAAGGTGATCACGAAGGCGCTGGCTGCCGGCGCTGCACTGGTGGTGGTCCTGGCCGCAGCTGTGACCTTCTGGCGCGTCTCTGGAGACCTTCCTGCCCCGCTTCCGGACCATTCCGCACCGTTGATGACTTCCCCCCCTGATATGTCCCCCCCCAGCCCCTCGCTGATGGTCATCCCCCCGGCAACGGACGCTGGCCAGAAGGAAGGTTCAACCGTGATGATGACGACACCTGAAGTCCCGTCCCAAGGGCGCCCCCAGCGCGCACAGAAGCGGTTGAGCCCTGCCGAGTGCGCCGCGATGTCGCTCGTTGCGGCCCTGGCGGCAGGCTGCCCTGGCGCTCAGATTCGGCCCGAGTCCTTCACCTGCCCCTCTGGCGCCGCGCGTGCCATGGTACGCGACCTTCACTGGAAAATAGGTGACCAGTTCGCGCTCACTCTCGACGACCGGCACGACCGCGAGGAAATGATCTGGTTTACCCCCGGTTCCGATGTGGTGGGGGTTGTCCCCAAGTTGAAGGGCCTCCGCAGACGGCATTACGAAGTGGCGCCCCCTGGAACACGGTTCTACGGAAAGGCTTATTACCTGAAGAAGGGCTTCGACGGTGAGCCGTCGCTTCTTGTGAGGTACGACCGCGTGAAGCTCCCTGGGCAGGACGAGAGACCTGTTTGCTTCGTGGTGGAAAGCCGCTCTTACGGGTTCAAGGACGGTCGAGTTCAGGCTAGCAACTTCGACGGTGGCACCGTCGTAGAGCGCTGGCCTTGA